The Coturnix japonica isolate 7356 chromosome 6, Coturnix japonica 2.1, whole genome shotgun sequence genomic sequence GTTCACACATCATCTTTCAAAACATCTCCCCTTTGGCAAACCTTAAGTTTCAGAGAGCACAGTTCCAGGCTCCCTgaagtgctgacagcagctgttCCCCCCAACTCTCCCAAATCAggttcttttttaaaatgaagctgttcATTCAAACACAGGAGCACCCTAAAATCATTCATCGGTTCCATAAAGCACACCTTCCTCCCTTTATCCCCCAGCTACTGAATGATGATTCTaccatccacagcttccctccCAGGGCCAGCCAGGAAATATGTAGTGAAGCCTATAGAACACACATCTCCAGAATTAAAACTGGTATTTCAACCAACATATTCTAGCTGGAGTCTTTACTTAGCTTAGTGGACTGGTGCTGTGCAACCAAATAGTCTCTTTATAGCAAAGTAAACTTCCTGTACAATCAATAATTGGTCAAAGAATGAAGTGGTACAGGAGTTAGGTTGAACGCTGAAAGTATATAATTGGCTCTTCGTGAATCACGACACACCCTGATTGAGTTCAAGTTTCCTGGTATAACCTCCCATGTGATACTACTAATAGAAACTGTGCCTTGCAATTTCTCATTAAGCCTTAGTTTAGACAGGTGACAATTTTAGTGACAGTGATGATAGGGATTTCGGATGTGTCAGTACTGAAGTCCTATAATGAATAGGCTTTGCTATATTCAAAGTAGCAGTGAAGCTTCCTCcagaagcagaaagacaagCGCTGACATCAAGAACATATAAAACAAGGCACTGTGTTATACCTATAGCGTATACAACGTGCATGGCCACACTAAGAATGAATAATGCAGTAAAGCTCTTGGTTCAACTACCTGTCACTGCTGACCTTGAGATCACACTCAAATTAAAATCAGTGTCTGGAAAACACAACCAAGTTGAAGTTAGTGACATGCATGAAGTGGAATGACAGTACTAACACAGCTCACACTATAGCTTATACATAGGGGTACTGGTTCTGTGAAATAAAGCTTTACTACTTTCAAAAACAGTAACAGATCTCAtcatttataataatttttaaaaacaccaaGCTACTAGTTCTTACTTATCCTCTGTAACGACAAAATTAAGTAACTAGTATGTGTTTAAGCAGAGGACACGATTAGAGTTCAGCTGTACGCATCTGCTGGAGAGAAATTTATTCTGGAGGGCCAGAAGACCgcactgctgcagagccatTAGGACTGGAACTTGGTACTGTAGGACACACAACTTTGTGGGACACAGACAGGGTCCAGATACAGTAATACTGAAAAGGAATAGAGAAGTGCTGCCTACATCAAGTTACCCCCAGCTACTTCCTCCCATCCTCATGccttgttctgctctgctgccagtgATTCCATAGCAGCTCAATGCCTCAATGAAAGAAATTTtccataagaaaataaaagtaccTGCACATTGTTTGTCACAACAAGAGGGTAAAAAAGACGAAGAAGGTGCACTAAGGTCTGCACAGAAAggatgagagaaagaaaagagtttaAAGCACAACTGTGCTACAACACTAGAAAGAGGATAAAATGTAAAAGCCTAAATATCAAACCACCCCATCCCTTCAAAGCCAGTAAAAGTACAAGAAGCAAACAAGTACATATTTTGCACTGTAGCTTAAGGCTTACAGTTTGGCCCACTCATCGAGCTTGTGCCTTGACAAAATGGTGTAACATAAGTTCATTCTACACCAGAGGTTCCCTTTATCCACTTGGTTTGTGCAAAACTGAAGActacagagggaaagaaagggaggaggagagatcAGATTTCCCTCCTCTCTGCAAATCAAACTGGGTACTTGACCCTTTCCCAACTGTGGGAACTAACACTTTCAAGAGGCTGAGCAGAGGAATAACAAAATACATATCAAGAGCATTACTAGGAGCACTCCTAAGGCGTTCAGGTCACTTGACAACTGAATGTTGTTTCTTATGCAAAGAGATATAAGCCTCTTTGCAAGGAATTAATACCAAAGGGCAATGGGGAGAACTGCAATTTCTAAATAAGCATCTGTGTGCCCAAATTCCTGGGACATACACTCACACTTCTGCATCAGGGTCAGGAGCAACAGCTATTAATTATTATGACAGCTCCTCATGACTATTAGCAATGCTgatgcaggaggaggagggttgCGCCTTTGTTTGCTCTGCACCGGTTCTTACAATGGCTTTGCAAGTCATTCATCTTAATCTGTCTATAAATGCTAAAACTTCAGAGATGGACATTTCCAGCATCACTTACAATGAGCACTACTTCCTTTTATGTAAAAGGTCTGGGAACTCTTAATATTGTTCCAGCTGGTTTAGAAAAATACCCTGTCCCATTCTGGATATTTTAGTAACAAATTTTTCCTGTCACAAATCATACAAATTCCTGTCCTTGTTTACATCCACAATTGctttaaagcaaacagcaaaaatgcccttaacaaaaacaaaagaaacagttatCAAGAAGCAGTTATCAGAAACAGTTCATTGAGGCAAACAAGAACagagaatgttttcattattatttagcCTCATCTGCAATGGACTGGCTGTGTTGTTTATTTGTAAGAATTAAACAAACTATTAACATAACAGCACTTTTATCTTTACAGTGTATGTCAAAATCAGGCACTGAAAGTGAATGCCATGGActtatttctctgcagaaaacCAGAAAGTAAACAAGTGAGTCACAGTACTCTGGTTTAAATGCTGAAGTTGCCATTGGTAACAAGGTTAAATTCACGACTGTTACTCCTGCAGAAGTTTGTCACTCTACTCCAGTAGAGAGCCTGGCTTGCAATTTATCCAAATAACAAAGAATAATATGAAGCcattttacaaaatgttttctgttctatCACTTTGCAGTTTATCAAGACTACACTATCTTGCTGGAAAGCTTCTTAACAATTTAGTTACATGCAGCTGCATGTAAccagttttcatttgttgctCCTTTTGAAAGCAACATCTATATTAATACACAGCACTTCAAATGAGAAGTAAGACAAATAAGTTGTCCTCCCTTCTCCTGTTGGGAACATCTGCTTCAAAGAGCCCAAGTGCCTTAAAAGGATCTGTGACATTACTCACAGATTTAGGTAAGTTAGACTGTAAGGTTACTCAGCTCACATACAAGTTTACCCTTAAGAACAGAATTATCTTGGAACTTTCTTCACTCCAGTTTTAAATATCCCAAGTGACAAGGCTTCTCAAACCCTGGAAATAATTCATGCAGAAAGCTGAATCAGGAATAGGCATTTGTAGTTTCTGAATCCATTGAAGGCATTAGTTTCTTAGCTGGTTGCTTAGACTTGcaaaaacaacactgttttcCCCAATAAAGAACTAGAAACAATTACTTTCACTCACCTGACAGCTGGAACTAGATTTAGGCCCATCAGCTAGGGATACCAGAGAATGAATTGTTTCCAACTCCTGCTGGTAAAAggtctgaattttgttttctagtaGGAAGTCTCTCACTTTCTCATGCAGTGTTTGGACTAAGAAATCCAAACTTTCTGGGCCACTACAGAGAACAGATCAAAAGTTGAGAAatacactgtttttaaaaacaaatgtcttAAGTGTAGCTGGATAGACTGGTTTCAAAAGATCAGAAGGTATTTTACTGTCCTTAGGCAGTGAAGAGTTTGAATCTAAACTCTTAActaaagcaaattattttaaaatgcactgaaCATGTAGGTTCAGATTCCCTTGTCCAGATTCCCCTTCTGCAAGAGATGCAAGAGGTCTGTCTATGCACAGTATTTTAATACCTTACTAATAATCTGTTTGGTGCTTTTTAATTCTATTCTCAGATCATGGACAGGCATCTTATCTGTACAGATCATTAAttgttcagaagaaaagaaggctgtgatTGTAGGCTTGTGCAGCGTACAAATTGCAGTGGGACCCTGTTCTATCTTCTTCCACAGTTACTACATTAACAAATAAGCAACAAAAAGTAACTGGTCACCACACTTACCTCTGTCCTGCCCCTGGGCTTTGGAAAGGTTTATCATAAACTTCTCTGTACAAGCAGGGGAGCTCCAACATTCTTGAAATCTGAACATCACACACAGGATCATCCACCTTATctgaagcagcaaaaagaacagatgtAGTTGGCTTTTAAACAGGCAAACCTCATGTGGAACAATAAAGTTTCACATATCAGTATTAAATTGACagattttgtttcctgctgttgttataaaaacaaaacaaaaccacaaaggtCACTCCCACTTCTACAGTCTAAAAGGAGGTAAACGATCTGATTACCTGAAGTAGATGAAATTAGCACATAGTAAGGAACTTTATTTTTGCTGGCCTTAAAGCAATTTAGAAGCCACACGAATTTTATGGACCTCTTTCAATGAAACAATGGTGTTACTACCAGCCCTtcaatggtttgttttttcataaaacttctgtttggaaaggaaaggagagcatAATAGCCTTTCAGATTTTTCAAGGGCTGAAaaaactaatattttctttttttttttttaaatctgaactACACAAGGTTTTTAAAAGACAGGCTTCCCCAATTACACAATAGCACAGACACTAAGGAGAAAATATGTTATCCAACTGGAATGTCCTAGGATATAAATAATTGATTGCTGCTCAAAGAGCTGTGAGACACAGGGCCAGCAACCATTGATCTCTGACTAAGCAACTCAAAAGAGGGAATCATTTTCAGGTATTCCGTAGAGACAGAAAGTTTAGGAAAATGGGCTTTAATGTAAAAACATGGCAATAAACTGCTGTCTGTCCTTGGAATGGATGATGTGGGCTGTAAACAACAACTGTTCCTTCAAAGCAGTTAATACCCTTGGTTAAGTGTGACATAGatgttaataattttctttcctatgagTTTGGCTGTTCTAtttcaatacaaaaaaaaaagtgaagagcACTCACAGATATCCAAATATATCTGGATAATATTCTTGTATACATTCTAATCATCTTTTATAAACCTTCCAGGAATACCTTTTCTACAGGTATTTAGTCCCACACATTAATTGGTCTGTTTTCTAACCTCACAATTGCTAAAACTAAATTAAAGGCATACGAAtgcaaatctcatttttctAAAGAGATGCCAGAAAATAAAGCGGAAATCATTCAATAAACTACACAGTTTGGGTATTCAAACAACAACATTACACAGCACCGATCCCCAGCACTCACAAAAACATGAAGactgaatttctctttgttgCCTGAAGGTCCGGACATGGCCTCTGACCCTGATGACATCTCCAATCTGCAGCTTGGTTTTCTGGCTCACCATTTCCTGGAATTTCTTCATCTGTTCAAGCACTTTAAGACTGCTGGGGGTGCCTGGGCTGTCTGTAAGATGTGATGGAAAAGCAAATCAGGCATGGAGGCCAGATGCCTAAACATCACTGCAGTCATATTGCTAGAAAGGGGAAAGGTCCCAGGCTACATTTGTCCTGGGTAGTAAAACTTTTGAATGATGATGTTAGCTTATAGTATTACATTATTTAAGCAATTCACCTGAGGAAGGGATGAAAGGGAAGAGATGCCACAGATAGATTGAAAAACTGAAACGTGAATCGGAAATTGCCAAAACTGATTTTGTCATACTAAGAAGGAGAGgatcaaaaaaggaaagaaaaaggtcagCTGAATGTTTGTATAAAAGAAGCATGAATCACCTGAGGTGAGGCCAAACCATTCATGTGATGCAATGCAGTGAGATGAATGCAACATGacagaacttcatttttatgtaataCACCTTTGCAGGAGAGTAATTTCTGCATAATTAAAAACCCAAATAATGATTTAAGAACCTCTGATCATCATTACCAACATTGAAGAAAATTTCCTGTGCCTCTTGGGAGCTGTTTTCTATACCTGACACAAATTAATTctcattaataaaataacacTCATCCAGTCAGCACTATTGTACATGTGGAAATAAGAACATTTGGAGTCCTCACTCTGTGTCAGCCACTGTTTCATGCAATTCCTGCCATAAATTTATGttcctcacacacacaaaaaagtaaTCTGTGAGTCCCTGTTCCTTATTTGGCAAATGCGAAGTGTAAGTTAGTATGAATTATCTGTGTGTATACATGTACTTGTTCCACAGATATCAACACTTGTTAACTCCTACATCGAGCTTTCCCCTGCCTTTTCTATGCATATGTAGTACTGGAAGATTACACTAGTGGCATTTATTTCAATGGGTTTGATTGTCTTCAATCCCCCTTTTAAATCTACTTTTGAGTTCATCACTGACAGCTTACActtaaacagaaggaaaacatgaatgCAAACAAGGAATTCTGAAACCATTTTATCTCAAGGGTGGAAAACACAGATCGAGTTGGTGGTCAATTGACTGACTTCGTAAACTGTAAGAAGAGaattctctgaaatatttcacagcaCGGAATTGAAACACATTATGCTAATAAGGATAAGGCACAACAAGCCATAATGTTGTTATTATTGGCACCGTCACTGGCAACAACACAAAAAGTAATACGAAGCTCCCAAGATGGTCCAGGCTGTAGGATATGCAAGTGAGATCATTTACTAAATAATTTAAGATACAAACAAAAAGTACAGTCACAAAGAGGAATTGCTTAATAAGTTACCTGAGAAAGACCTTTCTGCTACCATGGGATTTTTCCAGCAGATACAGTTTATAACCCCAGTACTATCATCCACTgtaaacataaagaaataaatataagaaCTACAGGGAATAAGAAAGCAGGTAGTGATGTtccaagaaatgaaaatatgcagaTACTCTTAGCAATCATTTCCCTGCATCTCTCGTTCTAACCAGGGGGACAGAAAGTGGGGCTCATctcctgctttcagttttgaaacAGTCTCCAAACTTGTTTGTAGAACAGATCAGTGCTAAACAACATGCCTACATGCACGGCAAGCAAAATAGCAGCTGGTTCctcaaaaactaaaataaagaaaatcaaatagtGACAAATGACAATGATTTACTGCATATATTGGGTACTGGAGGTTTCTAATTTAATTGATAAAGTCAGAAGATAAACCGGTGCTGAAAGTTGAAGCTAAACAAATTACAATTAGAAATGAAGCACAATGCACAGAAACATTAATACCAAAATCAGAGAATGACACATCAGGGCTAGTGGGGAGTGAGGAGGGAGGTAGAGTAACATAACAAATTAAGAGTTTTATCTCCAGCTACACCACTTTTTACTCTAATATTGCAAGCAAAGTCCACTGGTATTTCCTATTTAAGAGCTTAGAAAGGCAGCTACATATCCAGAAAGGACAGAGGACATGCCTATGGTTCTGCCCTAGGCCAAGGATTCCTAATTTAAGGTTCCACTAGTGGCATGCAAGCCACTTCCGTATTAAAAAGCTTAATACCTACCCTCTCCTGAGCATGGCAGCTATCTGGATTTTCCTGTCTTACTAGTACCTAAGCAAAAGAAGTTCTGATTCCTGCCCTAGGCACTGTATTGTTCAAGacaccagaaaaggaaaagagaaaaaaaaagaacagaaaactatAAAGCTATCAGGAGAATCAATTGTTCTACAGATCAAGAGACTTTCTATGGGCAGCTTGCCCAGCAAACATCCTCTAAGTAAGAAGGTACCATGGCAAGGATCACATTTTCAGTCCAGCTGAAACTCCAAGCGCGTTGCTCCCTGGGCCATAACTGCCTCCAACACTGACCTTCTGCTCTTCATAAATAAGAATCCACAattttctgctgctcctcaaaTCAGATactataaaaaaacaaaacaaaacacccttcAAACCAGGTACTACAAAAGTACCAGCAGTGTTTACCAGGAAGGTACTGATTGGTACCTGCAGTCATTTCCTCTGGGAACTGTAGCATCAAAGCAAAATGCCTATGCATTGTCTCATATGTTTTGAAACAATCTCCCTATTTGAGGGTCCGATCTCAAG encodes the following:
- the STN1 gene encoding CST complex subunit STN1 isoform X7, with the protein product MVVQTKEREAFHSYGVDDSTGVINCICWKNPMVAERSFSDSPGTPSSLKVLEQMKKFQEMVSQKTKLQIGDVIRVRGHVRTFRQQREIQSSCFYKVDDPVCDVQISRMLELPCLYREVYDKPFQSPGAGQSGPESLDFLVQTLHEKVRDFLLENKIQTFYQQELETIHSLVSLADGPKSSSSCQVNSGSESSSKRIHSVFKEAIKKLQEKGVVFQKPGTSKDLYYHVTDHDKELLKVTLDVIKEDCRKPRHAEKGCHFLHVLSCVQQTYNPNLAEVVMQRVLEVLESNSDIVSTMEGYYMAF
- the STN1 gene encoding CST complex subunit STN1 isoform X5; this translates as MLLNKPVQVIIRFRMQSESKKYEEETPSLLWGLDPVFSAFARLYIKDIKEMRESKQVPGVFFYNGHPVRQVDVVGMVVQTKEREAFHSYGVDDSTGVINCICWKNPMVAERSFSDSPGTPSSLKVLEQMKKFQEMVSQKTKLQIGDVIRVRGHVRTFRQQREIQSSCFYKVDDPVCDVQISRMLELPCLYREVYDKPFQSPGAGQSGPESLDFLVQTLHEKVRDFLLENKIQTFYQQELETIHSLVSLADGPKSSSSCQVNSGSESSSKRIHSVFKEAIKKLQEKGVVFQKPGTSKDLYYHVTDHDKELLKVTLDVIKEDCRKPRRKY